From the genome of Nicotiana sylvestris chromosome 2, ASM39365v2, whole genome shotgun sequence, one region includes:
- the LOC104233590 gene encoding myb-related protein 306-like, with the protein MGRPPCCDKIGVKKGPWTPEEDIMLVSYVQEHGPGNWRAVPTNTGLRRCSKSCRLRWTNYLRPGIKRGSFTDQEEKMIIQLQALLGNKWAAIASYLPERTDNDVKNYWNTHLKKKLKKLESSDLYSKDGSCLSPSNSTSRGQWERTLQTDINTAKQALQNALSLDKSSPIPEYTTTDVKPINLGCYSYIKQEGKVSTSTYASSAENIAKLLKQWTRSDSTNISEQSKASSSTQLSSNNNATTEEFESLSSFDSFEQSNSDQFSQSLTLEAGKLHCEISKREVDDQVPLSVMLESWLFDENDDLLI; encoded by the exons ACCATGGACTCCTGAAGAAGATATTATGTTGGTCTCTTATGTTCAAGAACATGGTCCTGGGAATTGGAGAGCAGTTCCCACTAATACAG GGTTGCGCAGATGTAGCAAGAGCTGCAGGCTAAGGTGGACTAATTACCTCAGACCGGGAATTAAGAGAGGCAGTTTCACTGATCAAGAGGAGAAAATGATTATCCAGCTTCAGGCTCTCTTAGGCAACAA ATGGGCTGCCATAGCTTCATATCTCCCGGAGAGAACAGACAACGATGTCAAAAACTATTGGAATACTCATTTAAAGAAAAAGTTGAAAAAGCTCGAATCAAGTGATTTATACTCTAAAGATGGATCTTGTTTATCACCATCAAACTCAACCTCGAGAGGCCAGTGGGAAAGGACACTTCAAACTGATATAAACACAGCCAAACAAGCTTTACAAAATGCCCTGTCACTGGATAAGTCAAGCCCAATTCCTGAATATACGACCACTGATGTGAAGCCTATAAATCTTGGCTGTTACTCATACATAAAACAAGAAGGAAAAGTGTCTACTTCTACTTACGCATCAAGTgctgaaaacatagccaaattgcTTAAACAATGGACCAGAAGTGATTCAACAAACATTTCTGAGCAATCAAAAGCTTCATCAAGTACTCAACTCTCAAGTAATAACAATGCCACCACCGAGGAATTTGAGTCACTTTCCAGTTTCGATTCATTTGAACAGTCAAATTCAGATCAATTTTCACAGAGTTTGACACTTGAGGCTGGTAAATTACACTGTGAAATTAGTAAAAGAGAAGTGGATGATCAAGTACCCTTGTCAGTAATGCTGGAGAGTTGGCTTTTTGATGAAAATGACGATTTGCTAATTTAG